In Dermacentor albipictus isolate Rhodes 1998 colony unplaced genomic scaffold, USDA_Dalb.pri_finalv2 scaffold_15, whole genome shotgun sequence, the following proteins share a genomic window:
- the LOC139051836 gene encoding Golgi-associated RAB2B interactor protein 3-like: protein MRRRLAVAEARLDGPAVATTAPGLAGRGLAAPAGGITAPSGAGGASGSAGAPAGRMDYAAALKAGIAPAAGAACGGPGGAAVASAAPGRPGAPHKHVAFLTPVGASATPARDVLRLLKTNVDPHVKDIRDVKLHSAISTVIQ, encoded by the exons ATGCGGAGACGCCTAGCGGTCGCGGAGGCCAGGCTGGACGGACCCGCGGTCGCGACGACTGCTCCCGGGCTCGCCGGTCGCGGACTTGCCGCACCTGCGGGCGGGATCACCGCGCCCTCGGGCGCTGGCGGCGCGAGCGGCTCGGCGGGCGCGCCCGCCGGCCGCATGGACTACGCGGCCGCGTTGAAGGCGGGCATTGCGCCCGCTGCCGGCGCGGCCTGCGGCGGACCCGGTGGTGCTGCGGTGGCGAGCGCCGCGCCGGGGAGGCCCGGCGCGCCGCACAAGCACGTCGCCTTCCTGACGCCGGTGGGAGCGTCCGCGACGCCGGCGAGGGACGTCCTCAGGCTCTTGAAGACTAATGTGGACCCGCACGTCAAGGACATCAGAGACGTGAAA CTCCATTCTGCCATCTCCACTGTCATCCAATAG